In the genome of Vicinamibacteria bacterium, the window CGACCCTCGACCGACACGAGCTCGGCGTCGCCAGCATCCTTCAGCTCGGTCCAGGCGCGTCTCAGATCGGCGATATCGATATCGCAATCGTGGATGTGGATTCGTTCTCGAGAAACGACCTCCGATGGAGCCGCTTCCAGCGCCAGCGCGACCACGGATAGCGGAAGGTTGACCTTGACTCGTGTGTCCGCCTCGGTGTCATCGTCCACCTCGACATGGATCCAGGGGGTTTGAGCCACAAGGGGGCTGGCGGTCATCGTCACGACGGCGACGGCCGCGACGGCAAGAGCTCGGCGAAAGGGCACGATCATCGGTTGATTCCTCCCATCCTATCTACATCCCAATACGGATAACTCGTGAGGCAAGTTCGAAGAAAATGGGTGGCGTTTCCGAGCGATTTGGCCCGAGGTTAGAGCGGGGCTACCGCCTCGGAATGAGCGTGTTACGATGCCGAAGGAAGATCGGATGGAACCGAGACGAAGATCGTTGCTCTATCTTCCCGGTTCCTCCCGGCCCATGATCGAGAAGGCCGGACAGCGCGGGGCGGATGTTCTCGTCCTGGACCTCGAGGACGGAGTGCACCCCGACCTCAAGGACGAGGCCCGGAAGATCGTGAGCGAGTGTTACCGGACTACTGACTGGGGCGGATCCGAAGTGTTCGTCCGCGCGAACGGGCCGGAGACCGCCTGGCATCACGCCGACATCGAGATGCTCTCGAAGTTGCGGCCCGAGGCGGCGATTCTCCCGAAATGCGAGGACTCCGAGCGAATTCAGAGCCTCGGCAGGATGCTTGGTGACGTCCCACTCCTGCTCATGGTGGAGACGGCGCGCGGGGTCATGGCTGCGCGCGAGCTGGCGAGCCTGCCCGGTGTGGTGGGGCTCGTCTTTGGCGCGGCCGATTACCGTGCGAGCCTAGGAGCCGGACGGCTTCCGGAAGAGATGGAGCTCTTCTATGCGCGGAGCCGAATCCTTCACGCGGCTCGCGCCGCCGGCGCGGAAGCCTTCGACACCCCCTGGTTCGAGTACAAGGATCTCGACGGGCTCGAGGAGAGCACCCGAAGGGTTCGTGAGATGGGATTCGACGGCAAGACCGCAATCCACCCCGCTCAAGTGCCGGTCATCCATCGGGTCTTTCAACCCACCCCCGATGAGATCGCCCGGGCCCGAGGCACCATCGAGGTGATGGAAAAGGCCCTGTCGCAAGGGAAGAACGTCGCAACGCTGGGGAACGAGATGGTGGAAGCCCTCCATCTTAAACAGGCGCTTCGCATCCTGGCGCGAGCTCGAGCCGAAGAGTGATGACAGGCGCGGTGGTCGTTCGTTTCCATGCGTGATCGGGCCGAGGCCCTCCTCGAGCACCTCGAAGAGCTCGCGAGCAGGAAAGGCCGTGTGCGGGTTCTTTCCGGCGAGGGAGTATCCCCGGTATTGTCCGTCGTGACGTGGACGGACTTGCCCGAGCCCGGCCACACGACGAGCTGCACGATCGGCTTGTCCTTCGTGGATTTCGCCGAGTGGACCGAGTCACGTCCGGAGCTGTTCATCTCCGTGGCCGCGAGCGATCCCGCCTGGGGGCTCGCGGTCGGCCGGACTGCGTTGAGATATCGGGGTGAGTATGGATTTTGCGTGGGGCAACCGGTCGAGTTCGGCGGGCCCATTTCGGAGGCGTCCGACATGACGGGGTTCCTGCCGTTCTGGCCCGTGACCTTGCCCGCCGATGTGGCACGGTTCACGCTGACCGATGGCTCGAGAGTGAGCCTCATCGAGATGATCCCCCTTTACCCGGGGGAGCTCGAGATGATTCGTCGGCAAGGGTTCGGGAGCTTCATGAAAGCGAATCCGGACATCTACGACGTTCGACGCCCCGATCTGTCGCGGCACCCGGGGGCTTTCTAGGCGAGCAACTTGGACCGTCCCCACAGACCGGCACCTATGTGCCGGTTTTAGCTCGCGACGTCTCCACGCCCAATACAACGCCGCCTGCACAGATGAGAAGATCGGTCGCGCGTGCCTATGGCAGCGTCACAACCTTCTCGACGGGCGCCAGGCACCGCGTGTCGTCGCAGGCCTGATACACGAGGGTCACGGAGGATGCGTCGGCACCGAGCTCGCCCGAAAGCGACACCGTTCCGTCGTAGACGGAGAGGGCCTCGTCCGAGAAGGAGAACGTCACCTCCTTGCCCGGCGGATACATGACCCCACGCACCTCGCCCTTCAACTCCGTCGCTATCAAGTAAGGAGACGAGGCGGGATTGGCGTTCACGTGCCAGCCGGGCTCGATTTCGAGCTCCAGGCGAAAGCGCCGCCAGCCCGACCGCGGCTCCTCGGGCTCGATGCGTGCACGAACCAGCCTGGTTGCCAGGGACTCCGGTCGTGCGCGATGGAGCCTTTCGACCGACAGGGCGAGGGTTTTGGCCGCGGCGGGATAGGTCTCGAGCTCGTTCGCGAAGGCGCGCACGGCCGCCTCGGCCCGCTCCCGATAGACGGCCTTACCCGTCAGTTCCGCGAGATCGAGCAGGGCTTCGACCGCGATCCCGTTCCCCGAGGGGATGGCGCCGTCGAGAGCGCTCTTCGATTGGACGAGCAGAAGCGGCTCCGGCGGAGACTGGTAGTAGCCACCCTTGGGATCTCGCAGGCGTGATTCCATTTCTTCGGCGAGCCCTTCGGCGGTCTCGAGCCACGCCGTCTCTCTCGTGGTCCGGTGGAGGCCGATGAGTCCCTTCATCAGGAAGGCGTAATCGTCGAGAAAAGCCGGGATCTTGGCGACGCCATCGCGCCACACGTGCAGCAGCTTTCCGTCAGGAGTCCGGAGCTCATCGACGACGAAACGAGCGGCACGCTTGGCAGCTTGCTCGTAGCGAGGCTCCTCGAGTAGAGACGCTCCCTTCGCCATGGCGGCGATCATCATGCCGTTCCAGTCCGTGAGAATCTTGTCGTCCACGAGCGGAAACTTCCGCTGCCGGCGGATGCCGCGCAGTTTCTCCAGAGCGGGCTCCATGCGCTCGAGGAGCCTCTCCCGCGAGATGCCGAGTCGTTCCGCGTGCTCCGGGAGAGGCGCCGTCAGATACACGGTGTGGAGATGGTCTTCGAAATTGGGCTCGGAGTCGAAGCCGAAAACCGGGCCTATCAGAGACAGCTCGTCGTCGGTGAGAGCCTCGTCGAGCTCCTCCTTGCCGAAAACGTAGTAGGCTCCTTCCTTCCCGTCGGTCTGGGCGTCGATGGCCGAGAGAAAACCCCCTTCCGCGCCCGTCATCTCCTCGAGGACGAAGTCGAGGGTGCCTCGGCCCAGTCGCTCGAGCTCCGGTTCCCCGGCGATCGCCGCGGCTTCCAGATAGATTTCGGCGAGGGCGGCATTGTCGTAGAGCATTTTCTCGAAGTGCGGGATGCGCCACTCGCGATCGGTGGCGTAGCGATGAAACCCGCCGGCAAGGTGGTCGTAGAGCGCCCCCCCACCCATCCGGTGGAGTGTTGTGAGCAGCATGTGGCTCGCGTGCTCGTTTCCCCGCTTCGCCTCGGACAGCAGAAGAAACAGGTCCGAGGGGGTAGGGAACTTCGGGGCGGGCGAGAACCCTCCCCACTCCTCGTCGAAACCGCTTGCGAGCCGCTCGTATCCTTTCTCGACGCTCGCGAAGTCCGGAAGGTCTGCCGAAGGCTCGTTCGCCGAGGAGATCATCTCTCGTATGGCCTCGGCAATGCGCTCGGCGGACTCCTCGATTCGACCGCGATCGCTGTCCCACATCTCCCGTATCCGCCGGAGCACGGTGGGAAAACCGACGACCTGTCCCCGGTCCTCGGGAGGGAAATAGGTCCCGGCAAAGAAAGGCTCGAGATCGGGGGTGAGAAAGACCGAATTGGGCCAACCACCTCGCCGAGTCATGAGCTGGGTCGCGGTCATGTAGATCTCGTCGAGGTCGGGCCGCTCCTCCCGATCCACCTTGATGCTCACGAACCCCTCGTTCATCTGGGCCGCGATCTCGGGATTCTCGAAAACGTCATCTTCCATTCGGTAGCACCAGTAGCAGGTGGAATAGCCCACCGAAAGGAAGATGGGTCGGTCGAGCTCCCTCGCCCGGGCAATGGCTTCTTCGCCCCACGGATACCAGTCCACCGGATTTCTCGCGTGCAGCAGCAAGTAGGGGCTGGACTCGTGGATCAGCCGGTTGGTGCCGGGAGGAGCGTCCTGAGTGCTCGAGCAGGCGACCGTCGAGACCGAGAACAGGAGCGCGATCGTCGATGACGGCATGACGCTCCCAAGTTAATGCTCCCGCGACTGCCGGTGCAAACGGCTTGTCGAAGGCGTCACGCTGTTGTAGCTTTGGCGCATCGAAGGAGGAATCGGAATGGGACGACGAGCGCTCGCGCTCGGCTTGCTCTCGAGCCTCTCGGGCTCCGTGAGTGGCGCCGAACGGATCGACCTCGTGCTCCGCGAGGGAACGAACCTTGCGGCGGCACGTGCTCCGGACGGAAGCTACGTGCTCGACCTCCAGGGTACACTCTGGCACTTGCCGCCCGGAGGAGGAGCCGCCAGCCCCCTGACCGATGGGCTGGGAGACGATCGACTTCCCGACGTGACGCCCGATGGAACGCGGATCGTCTACCAGTCCTACCGAAACGGCACATGGGATATCTGGGCGGTCGACTCCGATGGATCCAATGCGGTTGCTCTCACCGAGGGAAGCGCCGACGACCGTGAGCCCGCGGTGTCGCCTGATGGAAGCCGAATCGCCTTTTCCTCCGACCGGCTGGGCAGCTACGACGTCACCGTACTCGATCTGCAGTCGGGCGAAATCGTGCCGGTGACCGAAGGCCCGGACAACGATTACATGCCCTGCTGGTCCCCCGAGGGCGATCACATCGTCTTCGTATCCGAGAGAGAGCCGGCCGGTCTCTATCGCGTCGACCTAGGCGGCCCGAGCCCGGGCCAGCCGACGCTCGTCGCCTCGTTCGCCGGGCGCATCGCCTCTCCGTCCTACAGTCCCGATGGAAGTCGGATCGCGGTAAGGGTCCTGGAGGACCGGTCGAGCTCCCTCGTCATCGTCGCGGCTTCGGGAGGAAGTTCATCGAAGGTCGCTACGCCGCCCGACGTTTATCCCTTTCGCGCCGAATGGATCGACGAGAAGAACCTCGTTTTCACCGCGGCAGGGTCGCTGTGGCATCAGGCGGTCGACGACGCCGAGGCCACGCGAGTGGCCTTCGAGGCGAAGGTCACGCTCGATCGTCCGCCCTACCGGAGGCGCTCGGTCGAGTTCAGCGACGAAAGGGAGCAACGACGGGTGAAAGGGATCGTGCGTCCGGTGATATCTCCCGACGACTCGATGATCGCTTACGCCGCACTAGGCGACATCTGGATCGTGCCGACCGCGGGGGGACAATCCATTCCCATGACTCGGGACGAGCATCTCGACACCGACCCGCACTGGTCACCCGACGCCAGCCGGCTCGTGTTTTCTTCCGACCGCGCGGGAACGATGGACATCTGGACCCGGGACGTTGCCGAGGCCCCCGGCTCGGGCGAGAAAAGGATCACCTCGTCTCTGGGAGCGGAGCTTTCTCCCGCCTGGTCACCCGATGGAAAGAGCATCGCTTATCTGGACGATCGTTCCCGCCTCCACGTGGTTTCCGTTGACGGCTCGGACGATCGCATTCTGACCGAAAGCCGGCGCGGCGCCTCGATGCCGACCTGGTCCGCGGACAGCCTGCACGTCGCCATGGCGGTTCACGTGGCGGTATCGACGCGCTTTCGTGAAGGCATCAACCGCATTCTCGTCGTGGACACGCGCACCGGTGAGTCGCGTCTACTCGATCAGCCCGAGAGAAGCTTCGGCACGAGAGACGGCGACGGTCCCGTTTGGAAGCCGGACGGGACGGCGATGGCGATGGCGATGGACGGCGCGCTCTGGGTCCTGCCGGTCTCGCTCGACGGGACGCCTCGGGAGAGTCCGCGTCAGATCGGCGGTGAGGCGGTCGACTTCCCCAGCTGGTCGAAAGACGGCGAGCGCGTCGTCTACGTCAGTCCTCGTGGAATCAGCGAGCTCTCCGTGGCCTCGGGCACCGTTCGCGATCTGGAGTTGGGTCAAGTCTACGAGGAAGTCCCCGCGGGCGGCCGATTCGTCGTCCGCGACGTGCGCGTCGTCGATGGGACGGGAGGTCCGGCTCGCGAGCGCATGGACGTCGTGGTGCAAGGAAACCGGATCGAGAGCGTCGAGCCTACCGGCGCCTTCGTCGACCCGGACGTTCGGGTGGTGGACGGCTCGGGAAAGACGCTGGTCCCCGGACTCATCGACATGCACACGCACCTGAGTCTTCCGGCATGGGGAGCGCGCCAGGGCAGGATATGGCTCGCCCACGGGGTCACGTCGATTCGAACTCCCGCCGACGCGCCCTATCGCGTTCTCGAAGAGCGGGAATCCATCAGCGCCGGACGCCGGATCGGCCCCCGGATCTTCTACACCGGTGGCACGATGGATGGAGATCGAATCTACTATACCGGTGCGCTCGCGGTTGAAGATCCCGAGGAGCTCGAACAGGAGATGGCGCGGGCGCGTGAGCTCGACTACGATCTCATCAAGACTTACGTACGTCTTCCCGACGAGCTCCAGCAAAACGTGGTGCGCGCTGCGCACGCTCAGGGTGTTTTCGTTACCTCCCATGAGGTCTATCCTGCGGTGGCGTTCGGTATCGATGGAATCGAGCACATTCGTGGCACCTCGAGACGCGGCTTCTCACCAAAGGTCTCCGATCTCGGCCGGAGCTACGACGATGTCATCGAGCTGATCGCTCGCTCGAAGGTCTACTTCACACCCACGGTGCTGATCCACGGGGGTTGGGCTCTCGCAAGGAGCCGCGAGCCCGAGCTTCTCGAGGACCGCCGGATTCAGCTCTATCCCCCTTTCTTTCAGGAGAATCTTCGAAACGCCGAGCCGAGGGATGTCCCCGCCGAGGCAATCGAGCCCTACTTCGAGACGGTGTCGGCGATCGCCGAGCGTGGGGGCAACGTCCTCGCGGGAACGGACTCGCCCATCGTTCCCTATGGGCTGTCGCTCCTCGTCGAGATCGAGCAGCTCTCGGAGGCCGGGCTCGGGCCGCTCGGCGCGATTCGTAGCGCCACGCTGCTCGCCGCGCAGGCTCTCGGAGCCGCCGTCGATCTCGGTACCATCGAGCCCGGCAAGATCGCCGATCTCGTCCTGGTCGACGGCGATCCCAGCGCGAACATCCGCGATCTCAGAAACACCGAGGCGGTGGCGATCGGCGGGCGGCTCTTGACCGTCGAACAGCTCTTGCGGTAGACGCGGCTTCTATCGATTCTTCGGCGCTTGCCCGCCACTCGTAATCAGCTCCGAGATCGATGCGGCGAGCTTGGCTGCGTAAGGCAGCCCCTCGACGAGGCGAGCGCCATGCCACGACAGCAGTTGTCCATCGACCACGAGTATCCGGTCCCGGAATCGGTCGGGATCCTGGAATTGCGAGAGTAGCTCGGTTCCGTGCTCCTCGGTGAAAGGGAAGGGCTCGGTGCTGAGGAGGATGACGTCAGCCGACGAGGATTCCAGCTCCTCGATCGTCATCTCGGGGTAGCGTCCTCTCGATGGAGCGGCGTTGACCCCTCCGGCTTCCGAGAGGAGGGCGTCTACGAACGTGTCGCGACCCACGGCCATGTAGGGCCGCTTCCAGATCAAGTAGATGTAACGAAACGGCTCGGCCCGAAGGGTCGGGCGTCGTCGCTCGATTTCCGAAGCCAGCTCCTCGGCAGCTCGATCGCGTCCGAGAAGTCTGCCGAGATTCCTCACGTCTCGAATGGCGGCCGGCACGTCGCGGGGATAGAAGACGAACACCGGTACGTTCTCGCGAAGGGCCAGCACGTCTTCTCTCCGGTTCTCCTCCTGGTTCGCCAGCACCAGGTCGGGCCCGAGAGACAGGATGAGCTCGAGGTTCGGACTCTTGGTGCCGCCGATTACGGGCAGAAGATCCCGGGCTCGTTTCGGATGCACGCAGAACCTGGTGATGCCCTCGAGCCGATCATCGCCTCCGATGACGAAGACGGTCTCCGTCGTTGAGGGAACCAGACTGATGACGCGCCGAGGGGGACCTTCGAGCCGGTGCCGCCATCCAGTTGCATCGACGAGGTCGACCACGGGGGGCATCGGCTCATTTTAGGCGGTTTTTCGGGGGTTTTGGCGGTTCGGGGCTTGCGTAACGGTGCCGTCGCGACTAGAATGTTCTCCGTTTGGTATTCGGTCGATACACGATTCAACTTAGGAACCCAGGAAGCGACGCGAGCTGACTCGGGTCGTCTGGTCGATGTTTTGTGGTCCCGGATCCTTCCTTGGTGAATGGATCCATGTTATGCAACTGTTCAGGAAGATAGGAGACTTAAAGGGATGTCCGTTAAACCCATGACCAAAACCCAAATCGTGGCCCACTTCGCGGAGACGATGCAGGTCCAGAAGAAGCAGAGCGCGCAGTTTTTCGAGGCGCTGTCCGACCTCGCCATCAAGGAGACCAAGCGGTCAGGTCAGTTCGTGATCCCTGGCGTCGGGAAGCTCGTGAGGTCGGTGCGTAACGCGCGCAAGGGACGGAATCCTCAGACTGGCGAAGAGATTCAGATTCCGAAAAAGACGGTGGTCAAGTTCCGGGTTGCCAAGGCTTGCAAGGACGCCGTCGTTCCCCCCAAGAAGTAGCTGCATTCCCACAGCGCCATGCCAGGAGGGCTCTGCAACCAGAGTTCTCCTGGCGCGTGGGCGTCACCGCAATAGAGGCACCTCGTCCATCTTTTTTATCTCATCCCGAGCTTCCGTCCGGGTAGGCTCGGCCTCGATCGCGTTCTCGAACTCGTGTCGCGCGCGAGTCTTGTCGTCCAGCCCGAGAAAAGCAAGGCCCCTCAAGTAGTGGAGCTCGTAGCCGAAGCCACCGTCGCTGGAGAGGTCCCCGAGCGACTCGAGCGCCCGGTCGAACTCCTCCCTGGCCAGATGCACGCGCGCCCGAGTGAGAAGAAAGCTGACGTTGCCGGGCGATCGTTCGAGGGTGTCCACGATGGTCTTCTCCGCGAGATCCAGCTCGATTCCCTTGTCGGCGCAAAACCGTGCCAGCAGGTTCCCCAGGCTGGCGTTTTCCGGTGAAGCCCTGACCAGCTCGCTGAGCCCCTTGACGTAAGCCTCATATTGTTCGCGGGCGAGACCCGTCTCGCCGATCGTCTCGTAGTAGCTGCCGAGGAAATCACGATAGCGGAACGGCACCCATTCGGGTCGCTCGAACAGAGTCATCAGGATCCGAGCCGCCTCTTCCCTACGATTCTCTTCCTGCAAGACGTCGACGATCTTGAGTTGAACGTCGACGTTGTGAGGGTCGACTTCGGAGACGGCGCGAATATAGGCCCCGAAATTGGTCTCGTCCATCGTGTCGGGGATATCGACCGTTCCCTCGTCGTGAATGGCGCGGAGCTGGTTCCCCACGACCTCGAGCGCCACCCGGTGGCCGCCGTGATAGAGCTCGAGCATTCCGGTGTCGATGCTGACGTGCTTCCCATCGAAACGCGACTCGATGACCCCTGTAGTGAGAGTGTGTCCGACCACGAGCCTTTTCGCCTCGAGGTGGCCGAGCACGGTGTCCACCTTGGCCCGTTGGGCCTGCTGGGCGGCGCGCGTCAGGGGAGTGTGTGCGAGGCCCCGGTATTGCAGAGGTGATTCGGCATCGAATGTGAGACCGTCTTCGAGAGGCAGCTCACCGGCAAGCTCCCGGGGAACACGCTGGTTCACTTCTTCGATGCCAATGACGGCGAACTTCTCGTTCCAGTCTCCATGGGAAAAAACGATCCCGTTGATCTTGACCGCAACCTTGTGGGAGAGAATCCACTTGCCGTAGCGGCCACTCTTGTCGAATGCCTGACGGTGCTCGACGTATCCCAGGGGATACCGCTCCTCGAAGCTCCTACGTTCGTCCCCCTTGTCTGGCGGATCCTCACCTTTGTTCTTTGCCTCGCGCCGGACCGCTTCGTAGTAGCGCTCGAAGGTTTGATCGCGAATCTCTCTCGAATCTCGGTCGGCAAAGGCGGCGAACTCCTCGTCGGAGACGAGGTCCAGGATTCCCACGATGTTCATCGCCTCGTGGTTCCCGATGAGCGCATGGACGTATCCGCCGGCATCCTTCGCCTGGTCCTCTAGCTTCATGAGAAGGTCCATCGCTTTTCGGGAAAAAGGGCCACGGTCGACGACGTCGCCGTTTTGTACGAGATGCGTGTCACCACCGATCCAACGCTGCTTTTCGTCCACCAGGCCGGCGTTTTGCAGCACCGCGACGAAGTTGTCGTAGGCGCCGTGGACGTCGCCCACCGCCA includes:
- a CDS encoding suppressor of fused domain protein, whose protein sequence is MRDRAEALLEHLEELASRKGRVRVLSGEGVSPVLSVVTWTDLPEPGHTTSCTIGLSFVDFAEWTESRPELFISVAASDPAWGLAVGRTALRYRGEYGFCVGQPVEFGGPISEASDMTGFLPFWPVTLPADVARFTLTDGSRVSLIEMIPLYPGELEMIRRQGFGSFMKANPDIYDVRRPDLSRHPGAF
- a CDS encoding helical backbone metal receptor translates to MPPVVDLVDATGWRHRLEGPPRRVISLVPSTTETVFVIGGDDRLEGITRFCVHPKRARDLLPVIGGTKSPNLELILSLGPDLVLANQEENRREDVLALRENVPVFVFYPRDVPAAIRDVRNLGRLLGRDRAAEELASEIERRRPTLRAEPFRYIYLIWKRPYMAVGRDTFVDALLSEAGGVNAAPSRGRYPEMTIEELESSSADVILLSTEPFPFTEEHGTELLSQFQDPDRFRDRILVVDGQLLSWHGARLVEGLPYAAKLAASISELITSGGQAPKNR
- a CDS encoding HU family DNA-binding protein, whose protein sequence is MTKTQIVAHFAETMQVQKKQSAQFFEALSDLAIKETKRSGQFVIPGVGKLVRSVRNARKGRNPQTGEEIQIPKKTVVKFRVAKACKDAVVPPKK
- a CDS encoding CoA ester lyase, encoding MEPRRRSLLYLPGSSRPMIEKAGQRGADVLVLDLEDGVHPDLKDEARKIVSECYRTTDWGGSEVFVRANGPETAWHHADIEMLSKLRPEAAILPKCEDSERIQSLGRMLGDVPLLLMVETARGVMAARELASLPGVVGLVFGAADYRASLGAGRLPEEMELFYARSRILHAARAAGAEAFDTPWFEYKDLDGLEESTRRVREMGFDGKTAIHPAQVPVIHRVFQPTPDEIARARGTIEVMEKALSQGKNVATLGNEMVEALHLKQALRILARARAEE
- a CDS encoding metallophosphoesterase, producing MDDRHATARSGWRITSRVLVYVVLCVSWSVLSSGADDAQWEWDGIRRIVAVGDVHGAYDNFVAVLQNAGLVDEKQRWIGGDTHLVQNGDVVDRGPFSRKAMDLLMKLEDQAKDAGGYVHALIGNHEAMNIVGILDLVSDEEFAAFADRDSREIRDQTFERYYEAVRREAKNKGEDPPDKGDERRSFEERYPLGYVEHRQAFDKSGRYGKWILSHKVAVKINGIVFSHGDWNEKFAVIGIEEVNQRVPRELAGELPLEDGLTFDAESPLQYRGLAHTPLTRAAQQAQRAKVDTVLGHLEAKRLVVGHTLTTGVIESRFDGKHVSIDTGMLELYHGGHRVALEVVGNQLRAIHDEGTVDIPDTMDETNFGAYIRAVSEVDPHNVDVQLKIVDVLQEENRREEAARILMTLFERPEWVPFRYRDFLGSYYETIGETGLAREQYEAYVKGLSELVRASPENASLGNLLARFCADKGIELDLAEKTIVDTLERSPGNVSFLLTRARVHLAREEFDRALESLGDLSSDGGFGYELHYLRGLAFLGLDDKTRARHEFENAIEAEPTRTEARDEIKKMDEVPLLR
- a CDS encoding DUF255 domain-containing protein: MPSSTIALLFSVSTVACSSTQDAPPGTNRLIHESSPYLLLHARNPVDWYPWGEEAIARARELDRPIFLSVGYSTCYWCYRMEDDVFENPEIAAQMNEGFVSIKVDREERPDLDEIYMTATQLMTRRGGWPNSVFLTPDLEPFFAGTYFPPEDRGQVVGFPTVLRRIREMWDSDRGRIEESAERIAEAIREMISSANEPSADLPDFASVEKGYERLASGFDEEWGGFSPAPKFPTPSDLFLLLSEAKRGNEHASHMLLTTLHRMGGGALYDHLAGGFHRYATDREWRIPHFEKMLYDNAALAEIYLEAAAIAGEPELERLGRGTLDFVLEEMTGAEGGFLSAIDAQTDGKEGAYYVFGKEELDEALTDDELSLIGPVFGFDSEPNFEDHLHTVYLTAPLPEHAERLGISRERLLERMEPALEKLRGIRRQRKFPLVDDKILTDWNGMMIAAMAKGASLLEEPRYEQAAKRAARFVVDELRTPDGKLLHVWRDGVAKIPAFLDDYAFLMKGLIGLHRTTRETAWLETAEGLAEEMESRLRDPKGGYYQSPPEPLLLVQSKSALDGAIPSGNGIAVEALLDLAELTGKAVYRERAEAAVRAFANELETYPAAAKTLALSVERLHRARPESLATRLVRARIEPEEPRSGWRRFRLELEIEPGWHVNANPASSPYLIATELKGEVRGVMYPPGKEVTFSFSDEALSVYDGTVSLSGELGADASSVTLVYQACDDTRCLAPVEKVVTLP
- a CDS encoding amidohydrolase family protein; the protein is MGRRALALGLLSSLSGSVSGAERIDLVLREGTNLAAARAPDGSYVLDLQGTLWHLPPGGGAASPLTDGLGDDRLPDVTPDGTRIVYQSYRNGTWDIWAVDSDGSNAVALTEGSADDREPAVSPDGSRIAFSSDRLGSYDVTVLDLQSGEIVPVTEGPDNDYMPCWSPEGDHIVFVSEREPAGLYRVDLGGPSPGQPTLVASFAGRIASPSYSPDGSRIAVRVLEDRSSSLVIVAASGGSSSKVATPPDVYPFRAEWIDEKNLVFTAAGSLWHQAVDDAEATRVAFEAKVTLDRPPYRRRSVEFSDEREQRRVKGIVRPVISPDDSMIAYAALGDIWIVPTAGGQSIPMTRDEHLDTDPHWSPDASRLVFSSDRAGTMDIWTRDVAEAPGSGEKRITSSLGAELSPAWSPDGKSIAYLDDRSRLHVVSVDGSDDRILTESRRGASMPTWSADSLHVAMAVHVAVSTRFREGINRILVVDTRTGESRLLDQPERSFGTRDGDGPVWKPDGTAMAMAMDGALWVLPVSLDGTPRESPRQIGGEAVDFPSWSKDGERVVYVSPRGISELSVASGTVRDLELGQVYEEVPAGGRFVVRDVRVVDGTGGPARERMDVVVQGNRIESVEPTGAFVDPDVRVVDGSGKTLVPGLIDMHTHLSLPAWGARQGRIWLAHGVTSIRTPADAPYRVLEERESISAGRRIGPRIFYTGGTMDGDRIYYTGALAVEDPEELEQEMARARELDYDLIKTYVRLPDELQQNVVRAAHAQGVFVTSHEVYPAVAFGIDGIEHIRGTSRRGFSPKVSDLGRSYDDVIELIARSKVYFTPTVLIHGGWALARSREPELLEDRRIQLYPPFFQENLRNAEPRDVPAEAIEPYFETVSAIAERGGNVLAGTDSPIVPYGLSLLVEIEQLSEAGLGPLGAIRSATLLAAQALGAAVDLGTIEPGKIADLVLVDGDPSANIRDLRNTEAVAIGGRLLTVEQLLR